TCTTTCTCCGACTCTTTCATCCAGTCGTCATCCGAACTTCTTTCAACCATACGGAGAGGAATTGGTCCCATTTCTTTTTCTTCTATGTAAATGGGATATTCTTCCAATTTATGATCAATTCGCATCCTCAACAGGGGATGTTTCTGCTGAATTTTCGCCAGGGCCGTTGTAAAGTTTTCTTCGGCAATTTTACCGTTGATCTTTGCTGTAAATATACAGTTGACAGGCGTTTCAGGATCCACATACATGATCCTTTCCGCCATCATTAATCTTCGTTTCATCATACGGCAGTATATTCCATTTCTTTTTTAACAGTTTGAATAACTTCATCCCGGATCGCCAGAGCCTCGATGTAAGGCAGGTATCCTTCGCTTCCTACAAAGGAAAAATCCATTTCTCCCCGGAAGGTTGAAACCACCATAGTCGTTGTATTTCCCAAGGGACCAATCACTGAAGGACTAAAAATGGTATCCAGGGTAAATTCTTTATATTCATGTGGAATCTGAATCCGTCCCAGATTGGAAAACATACAGTCGTTGGACGATTTCCCATTCTTCAGGAGTTTCGTAAAGTTCTTCAGCGCATCGTGTCCGGATTCCATAACCATCATGGTGATATAAGGGTTCAGCTTAGAGGTTTTAAGTTCCACGGCCTTCTGCATCACAGGTAAGTTTTCGGAAAAACTTAATTTTTCATTCGCGGAAACCACAATCATCAATCCAAACGCGAAAATATGATCGTTTTTAATCTGTGGAGCAAACCTCCGGATGTCTACAGGACAGGAAACTTTATTGAAAGCAGCTGTCCCTTTTATCTTTTTGAAAGCCTGAAGTATGGCCGCACTTAAAAAAGTATTCACGGTAACATTTTGAGACTTACAATACTCCATAAATTCCCGGCTTTCCGTTGGACTGAATTTCCAATGGATCAGGTAATCATTTTTTCGCTCAATGCCTTTTTTACTGACAGGAATGCATTTGATGGCCGTAGCCGCCAGTCTTCCGATAAATTTAGCTTTGAGCTGCTGTTTTCGGCTGGCCAACATAGCAGCAGGTACCACATCTTCAATTCCCAGGATCGGATTTTCTGTTCCAATGTCTGCAGAAGGATCATCCAGCACCTTCAGGAACTCATACAGGAACATCATTGCAGAACCGCCATCGCATAAACAATGG
This region of Chryseobacterium vaccae genomic DNA includes:
- a CDS encoding condensation domain-containing protein, producing the protein MKRKLLFGERMLLGDGTEPFNAVIPFRLRGTFTLKEIQQALACIQDKHPWLRALISHDEKNIPWFDVPEKPISIPVRILVRQGDNQWQEESRKEWQTLFNYEKLPLIRFVWIKGEEVSDMLFAFHHCLCDGGSAMMFLYEFLKVLDDPSADIGTENPILGIEDVVPAAMLASRKQQLKAKFIGRLAATAIKCIPVSKKGIERKNDYLIHWKFSPTESREFMEYCKSQNVTVNTFLSAAILQAFKKIKGTAAFNKVSCPVDIRRFAPQIKNDHIFAFGLMIVVSANEKLSFSENLPVMQKAVELKTSKLNPYITMMVMESGHDALKNFTKLLKNGKSSNDCMFSNLGRIQIPHEYKEFTLDTIFSPSVIGPLGNTTTMVVSTFRGEMDFSFVGSEGYLPYIEALAIRDEVIQTVKKEMEYTAV